The Spirosoma radiotolerans genome has a window encoding:
- a CDS encoding DUF11 domain-containing protein, whose protein sequence is MKIHINKVGPAKQTGSFAMDYRHTNGLFRTYELNFFLKRLVLLFSLLIGLSRPAGAQTTANSVTLTNFADKSQATQGQTITHTLVLTNTGTTTVNGLVVRDSISTGLRYVPNTSSTPPGTTFTVGVPISTWSVASLSAGQSLSLTYQAVADSSGVLYSLATIPGDTAASCTSIPIKVCEGDTYLFQLTAPAGRSSYQWFKNGVEITGQTTRVLNVSAPGSYSLAVDNTTGKCPDFSLCPFIIEQYALPAFQASVLPASCSGSTAQANGQIKLTGFGATNTYQYSEGTDFNPSASLSGTPVVIPSDGLIASNLPNPVTNKTYTIRVYNESGCYVEKTVTLVPASCCSLVATATPGTCDVVTNTFSNTVAVTVVNPTAGVLTINDGPLSQTVATTGSGTVTAVFTGITSDGSTHTVTASLAGCSSTSATYTAPASCSVAPAQPSLALSVSPGTCVPATNQYTLSGTISLSAALAATLTLTDGTSSTTLAVTAGQTSAPFTLDGLLSGSGSHTLTVSGAGYAQTSATYTAPASCSVAPAQPSLALSVSLGACVPATNQYTLSGTISLSAALAATLTLTDGTSSTTLAVTAGQTSAPFTLDGLLSGSGSHTLTVSGAGYAQVAASYTAPASCSVAPAQPSLALSVNPGACVPATNQYTLSGTISLSAALAATLTLTDGTSSTTLAVTAGQTSAPFTLDGLLSGSGSHTLTVSGAGYAQTSATYTAPASCSVAPAQPSLALSVNPGACVPATNQYTLSGTISLSAALAATLTLTDGTSSTTLAVTAGQTSAPFTLDGLLSGSGSHTLTVSGAGYAQTSATYTAPASCSVAPAQPSLALSVSPGACVPATNQYTLSGTISLSAALAATLTLTDGTSSTTLAVTAGQTSAPFTLDGLLSGSGSHTLTVSGAGYAQVAASYTAPASCSVAPAQPSLALSVNPGACVPATNQYTLSGTISLSAALAATLTLTDGTSSTTLAVTAGQTSAPFTLDGLLSGSGSHTLTVSGAGYAQTSATYTAPASCSVAPAQPSLALSVNPGACVPATNQYTLSGTISLSAALAATLTLTDGTSSTTLAVTAGQTSAPFTLDGLLSGSGSHTLTVSGAGYAQTSATYTAPASCSVAPAQPSLALSVNPGACVPATNQYTLSGTISLSAALAATLTLTDGTSSTTLAVTAGQTSAPFTLDGLLSGSGSHTLTVSGAGYAQTSATYTAPASCSVAPAQPSLALSVNPGACVPATNQYTLSGTISLSAALAATLTLTDGTSSTTLAVTAGQTSAPFTLDGLLSGSGSHTLTVSGAGYAQTSATYTAPASCSVAPAQPSLALSVNPGACVPATNQYTLSGTISLSAALAATLTLTDGTSSTTLAVTAGQTSAPFTLDGLLSGSGSHTLTVSGAGYAQVAASYTAPASCSVAPAQPSLALSVSPGACVPATNQYTLSGTISLSAALAATLTLTDGTSSTTLAVTAGQTSAPFTLDGLLSGSGSHTLTVSGAGYAQTSATYTAPASCSVAPAQPSLALSVSPGACVPATNQYTLSGTISLSAALAATLTLTDGTSSTTLAVTAGQTSAPFTLDGLLSGSSSHTLTVSGAGYAQVAASYTAPASCSVAPALSGLTLSVVDPGVCNPGSNLYTSTGVIALANAPAGMATVTDGTTTTSVLISAGATSVAYSLTGLPSGSGAHTVTVYFVSQSASTTYVAPESCTVASSVPAVVALKQVVDKSRAKIGELISYTIVLTNTGVGSATATTVQLTKAAGLVYVANSAIPPAGTTFNPGVTVSSWTIASISAGQSLSLTYQAMADSSGIFQNTASIPGDTARVCTSIPAKVCVGESYLFRLTAAPGRSQYLWSRTFQGVTTQLTSFTTNVLEVTQPGEYKLTVDNQVGQCPDFSCCPFIVEEDSLPTFQASARPATCVGSTAQANGQLVISGFQPSYTYQYSVGSSFNEAASSSGVAKAIPAGGVLTSALANPATAQAYTIRVYNASGCYRDITVLLIPAVCGCPADVCVPFVINQTKRARRISDPH, encoded by the coding sequence ATGAAAATACACATCAATAAGGTAGGGCCGGCCAAGCAAACAGGTTCTTTTGCAATGGATTACCGGCACACAAATGGCCTTTTTAGAACGTATGAATTAAATTTTTTCCTTAAAAGATTGGTGCTCCTTTTTAGCCTGTTAATAGGCCTGAGTAGACCAGCGGGTGCCCAAACCACGGCGAATTCCGTTACCCTAACCAATTTTGCCGACAAATCGCAGGCCACCCAGGGTCAGACGATCACGCATACGTTGGTTTTAACAAACACGGGCACAACTACTGTAAATGGCCTTGTTGTTCGCGATTCGATTTCAACTGGCCTGCGTTACGTACCTAATACGTCATCTACCCCTCCCGGCACTACGTTCACAGTTGGCGTACCTATCAGTACATGGTCGGTAGCATCGTTAAGCGCAGGGCAGAGTCTAAGTCTGACCTACCAGGCAGTTGCCGATAGTTCAGGCGTATTGTATAGCCTAGCGACCATCCCCGGCGATACGGCGGCATCGTGCACATCCATTCCAATTAAAGTTTGTGAGGGCGATACGTATCTTTTTCAACTAACCGCCCCGGCCGGACGAAGCAGTTATCAATGGTTCAAGAATGGAGTAGAAATTACCGGTCAAACCACGCGTGTATTGAACGTAAGCGCACCCGGTAGCTATAGTTTGGCCGTTGATAATACGACTGGTAAATGTCCGGACTTTTCCCTTTGTCCTTTTATTATCGAGCAATACGCATTACCTGCTTTTCAGGCCAGCGTGCTACCAGCAAGCTGTTCGGGCTCTACAGCACAGGCTAATGGGCAAATCAAATTAACGGGCTTCGGTGCTACGAATACCTATCAGTATTCTGAAGGAACAGACTTTAATCCGTCGGCGTCTTTGTCTGGAACGCCAGTTGTTATTCCTTCTGATGGCCTAATTGCATCGAATCTACCAAACCCAGTAACGAACAAAACGTATACCATCCGGGTCTACAACGAATCGGGCTGTTACGTAGAGAAAACAGTAACCCTGGTTCCAGCATCCTGTTGTAGTCTTGTCGCCACAGCGACTCCCGGTACCTGTGATGTAGTGACTAACACGTTTTCCAATACGGTGGCTGTTACCGTCGTCAATCCCACGGCAGGTGTCCTCACCATCAATGATGGGCCGCTTAGTCAAACAGTAGCGACAACGGGCAGCGGTACAGTGACGGCTGTTTTTACGGGTATTACATCAGACGGGAGTACTCATACCGTAACAGCCAGTCTAGCGGGCTGTTCCAGCACTTCAGCCACCTACACCGCCCCGGCCTCCTGCTCGGTGGCTCCGGCCCAGCCCAGCCTGGCCCTCAGTGTGAGCCCAGGCACCTGTGTGCCGGCCACTAACCAGTACACCCTCTCGGGCACCATCAGCCTGAGTGCTGCCCTGGCCGCCACCCTCACCCTCACCGATGGGACCAGCTCAACCACCCTGGCCGTGACGGCCGGCCAGACCAGCGCCCCCTTCACTCTGGATGGACTGCTCTCAGGCTCAGGCTCCCACACCCTCACCGTCAGTGGAGCGGGCTATGCCCAAACCTCGGCCACTTACACCGCCCCGGCCTCTTGCTCGGTGGCCCCGGCCCAGCCCAGCCTGGCCCTCAGTGTGAGCCTAGGCGCCTGTGTGCCAGCCACTAACCAGTACACCCTCTCAGGCACCATCAGCCTGAGTGCTGCCCTGGCCGCCACTCTCACCCTCACCGATGGGACCAGCTCGACCACCCTGGCCGTGACGGCCGGCCAGACCAGTGCTCCCTTCACCCTGGATGGACTGCTCTCAGGCTCAGGCTCCCACACCCTCACCGTCAGTGGAGCGGGCTATGCTCAGGTAGCAGCTAGCTACACCGCCCCGGCGTCTTGCTCGGTGGCTCCGGCCCAGCCCAGCCTGGCCCTCAGTGTGAACCCCGGCGCCTGTGTGCCGGCCACCAACCAGTACACCCTCTCGGGCACCATCAGCCTGAGTGCTGCCCTGGCCGCCACCCTCACCCTCACCGATGGGACCAGCTCAACCACCCTGGCCGTGACGGCCGGCCAGACCAGTGCCCCCTTCACTCTGGATGGACTGCTCTCAGGCTCAGGCTCCCACACCCTCACCGTCAGTGGAGCGGGCTATGCCCAAACCTCGGCCACTTACACCGCCCCGGCCTCCTGCTCGGTGGCTCCGGCCCAGCCCAGCCTGGCCCTCAGTGTGAACCCCGGCGCCTGTGTGCCGGCCACCAACCAGTACACCCTCTCGGGCACCATCAGCCTGAGTGCTGCCCTGGCCGCCACCCTCACCCTCACCGATGGGACCAGCTCAACCACCCTGGCCGTGACGGCCGGCCAGACCAGTGCCCCCTTCACTCTGGATGGACTGCTCTCAGGCTCAGGCTCCCACACCCTCACCGTCAGTGGAGCGGGCTATGCCCAAACCTCGGCCACTTACACCGCCCCGGCCTCCTGCTCGGTGGCTCCGGCCCAGCCCAGCCTGGCCCTCAGTGTGAGCCCAGGCGCCTGTGTGCCAGCCACCAACCAGTACACCCTCTCGGGCACCATCAGCCTGAGTGCTGCCCTGGCCGCCACCCTCACCCTCACCGATGGGACCAGCTCGACCACCCTGGCCGTGACGGCCGGCCAGACCAGTGCCCCCTTCACCCTGGATGGACTGCTCTCAGGCTCAGGCTCCCACACCCTCACCGTCAGTGGAGCGGGCTATGCTCAGGTAGCAGCTAGCTACACCGCCCCGGCGTCTTGCTCGGTGGCTCCGGCCCAGCCCAGCCTGGCCCTCAGTGTGAACCCCGGCGCCTGTGTGCCGGCCACCAACCAGTACACCCTCTCGGGCACCATCAGCCTGAGTGCTGCCCTGGCCGCCACCCTCACCCTCACCGATGGGACCAGCTCAACCACCCTGGCCGTGACGGCCGGCCAGACCAGTGCCCCCTTCACTCTGGATGGACTGCTCTCAGGCTCAGGCTCCCACACCCTCACCGTCAGTGGAGCGGGCTATGCCCAAACCTCGGCCACTTACACCGCCCCGGCCTCCTGCTCGGTGGCTCCGGCCCAGCCCAGCCTGGCCCTCAGTGTGAACCCCGGCGCCTGTGTGCCGGCCACCAACCAGTACACCCTCTCGGGCACCATCAGCCTGAGTGCTGCCCTGGCCGCCACCCTCACCCTCACCGATGGGACCAGCTCAACCACCCTGGCCGTGACGGCCGGCCAGACCAGTGCCCCCTTCACTCTGGATGGACTGCTCTCAGGCTCAGGCTCCCACACCCTCACCGTCAGTGGAGCGGGCTATGCCCAAACCTCGGCCACTTACACCGCCCCGGCCTCCTGCTCGGTGGCTCCGGCCCAGCCCAGCCTGGCCCTCAGTGTGAACCCCGGCGCCTGTGTGCCGGCCACCAACCAGTACACCCTCTCGGGCACCATCAGCCTGAGTGCTGCCCTGGCCGCCACCCTCACCCTCACCGATGGGACCAGCTCAACCACCCTGGCCGTGACGGCCGGCCAGACCAGTGCCCCCTTCACTCTGGATGGACTGCTCTCAGGCTCAGGCTCCCACACCCTCACCGTCAGTGGAGCGGGCTATGCCCAAACCTCGGCCACTTACACCGCCCCGGCCTCCTGCTCGGTGGCTCCGGCCCAGCCCAGCCTGGCCCTCAGTGTGAACCCCGGCGCCTGTGTGCCGGCCACCAACCAGTACACCCTCTCGGGCACCATCAGCCTGAGTGCTGCCCTGGCCGCCACCCTCACCCTCACCGATGGGACCAGCTCAACCACCCTGGCCGTGACGGCCGGCCAGACCAGTGCCCCCTTCACTCTGGATGGACTGCTCTCAGGCTCAGGCTCCCACACCCTCACCGTCAGTGGAGCGGGCTATGCCCAAACCTCGGCCACTTACACCGCCCCGGCCTCCTGCTCGGTGGCTCCGGCCCAGCCCAGCCTGGCCCTCAGTGTGAACCCCGGCGCCTGTGTGCCGGCCACCAACCAGTACACCCTCTCGGGCACCATCAGCCTGAGTGCTGCCCTGGCCGCCACCCTCACCCTCACCGATGGGACCAGCTCAACCACCCTGGCCGTGACGGCCGGCCAGACCAGTGCCCCCTTCACTCTGGATGGACTGCTCTCAGGCTCAGGCTCCCACACCCTCACCGTCAGTGGAGCGGGCTATGCTCAGGTAGCAGCTAGCTACACCGCCCCGGCGTCTTGCTCGGTGGCTCCGGCCCAGCCCAGCCTGGCCCTCAGTGTGAGCCCAGGCGCCTGTGTGCCAGCCACCAACCAGTACACCCTCTCGGGCACCATCAGCCTGAGTGCTGCCCTGGCCGCCACCCTCACCCTCACCGATGGGACCAGCTCAACCACCCTGGCCGTGACGGCCGGCCAGACCAGTGCTCCCTTCACCCTGGATGGACTGCTCTCAGGCTCAGGCTCCCACACCCTCACCGTCAGTGGAGCGGGCTATGCCCAAACCTCGGCCACTTACACCGCCCCGGCCTCCTGCTCGGTGGCTCCGGCCCAGCCCAGCCTGGCCCTCAGTGTGAGCCCAGGCGCCTGTGTGCCAGCCACCAACCAGTACACCCTCTCGGGCACCATCAGCCTGAGTGCTGCCCTGGCCGCCACCCTCACCCTCACCGATGGGACCAGCTCGACCACCCTGGCCGTGACGGCCGGCCAGACCAGTGCCCCCTTCACTCTGGATGGACTGCTCTCAGGTTCAAGCTCCCACACCCTCACCGTCAGTGGAGCGGGCTATGCTCAGGTAGCAGCTAGCTATACCGCCCCGGCCTCCTGCTCGGTGGCCCCGGCTTTATCGGGCTTAACGCTGAGCGTGGTAGATCCCGGCGTTTGCAATCCAGGGAGCAATCTTTACACCTCAACTGGCGTCATTGCCCTCGCGAATGCCCCAGCAGGCATGGCTACCGTAACCGATGGGACAACCACTACGTCCGTTTTGATTAGTGCCGGTGCTACCTCAGTGGCTTATAGCCTAACCGGTTTACCGAGCGGTTCGGGGGCACATACTGTGACGGTCTATTTTGTCAGCCAATCCGCCAGTACTACCTATGTTGCTCCTGAATCCTGTACTGTTGCTTCGTCAGTTCCAGCGGTCGTTGCTCTTAAGCAAGTAGTTGATAAATCAAGAGCTAAAATTGGTGAATTGATAAGCTACACCATTGTGCTCACCAACACAGGTGTTGGTTCAGCGACTGCAACAACCGTTCAGCTAACAAAAGCAGCCGGATTAGTTTATGTCGCCAACTCGGCTATTCCACCAGCCGGTACTACCTTTAACCCAGGGGTCACAGTCAGCAGTTGGACAATAGCCTCAATTAGCGCCGGGCAAAGTCTAAGCTTGACCTATCAGGCTATGGCTGACAGCTCAGGTATCTTCCAGAACACAGCTTCCATTCCCGGCGATACGGCCAGGGTCTGTACCTCTATACCCGCTAAGGTTTGTGTGGGGGAAAGTTACCTATTCCGGCTAACAGCCGCTCCGGGACGCAGTCAGTATCTGTGGTCCCGCACCTTCCAAGGAGTGACTACCCAACTGACGAGCTTCACCACCAACGTGCTCGAAGTCACCCAACCCGGAGAATACAAGCTAACGGTGGATAATCAGGTAGGGCAGTGTCCTGATTTCAGCTGTTGTCCCTTTATTGTGGAAGAAGATAGCCTGCCCACATTCCAGGCCAGCGCCCGCCCTGCCACCTGTGTCGGCAGCACCGCACAAGCCAACGGCCAGTTGGTCATCAGTGGCTTTCAGCCCAGCTACACCTACCAGTACTCAGTAGGCAGCAGCTTCAATGAAGCAGCCTCTTCGTCGGGAGTCGCCAAAGCCATACCGGCGGGTGGAGTGCTGACCAGCGCCCTGGCGAATCCGGCCACTGCACAAGCCTACACCATTCGGGTCTACAATGCCTCGGGCTGTTATCGAGACATAACAGTATTGCTGATACCGGCGGTGTGTGGTTGTCCGGCCGATGTGTGTGTGCCGTTCGTCATTAATCAGACGAAGCGAGCCCGGCGCATTAGCGACCCACATTAA